A single genomic interval of Acidobacteriota bacterium harbors:
- a CDS encoding NAD-dependent epimerase/dehydratase family protein has protein sequence MARVLVTGGAGFIGSRYVHRAVGRGDRVTILDDLSRSGSAGRMQWLREELGTAAVDLVRVSVTDADAVAACCRDSDLVVHLAGQVAVTDSMRDPRHDFEVNALGTLNVLEGLRRHAPRARLVHASTNKVYGALARCPVEEAATRYVLSTRPHGIDESEPLDPQTPYACSNAAADQYVRDYARLYGLRAVVFRQSCIYGPGQFGSEDQGWVAWLMRAALRGDEVRIFGDGKQVRDLLYVDDLLDAFDLAMQRVDRTAGRAYNVGGGPGTSSSIWHEFRGQLADVTGAELRAELAPWRPADQLVYISDIRRASAELGWRPRTPLRDGLSALRDWLMRYEPQVAPVDE, from the coding sequence ACCTGTCGCGGAGCGGCAGCGCCGGCCGCATGCAGTGGCTTCGCGAGGAGTTGGGCACGGCGGCCGTCGACCTGGTTCGTGTGAGCGTGACCGATGCCGACGCGGTTGCGGCGTGCTGTCGCGACAGCGATCTCGTCGTCCATCTCGCCGGGCAGGTGGCCGTGACCGATTCGATGCGCGACCCGCGGCACGACTTCGAGGTCAACGCGCTCGGCACGCTGAACGTACTCGAAGGACTGCGGCGACACGCCCCCCGCGCACGGCTGGTGCACGCCAGTACGAACAAGGTGTACGGCGCGCTCGCCCGGTGTCCCGTCGAGGAGGCAGCCACGCGATACGTGCTGTCGACGCGGCCTCACGGCATCGACGAGTCGGAACCGCTCGACCCGCAGACGCCGTACGCCTGTTCGAACGCGGCGGCTGACCAGTACGTGCGCGACTATGCCAGGCTCTACGGCCTGCGTGCGGTGGTCTTTCGTCAGAGCTGCATCTACGGACCAGGACAGTTCGGCTCGGAGGATCAGGGGTGGGTGGCGTGGTTGATGCGCGCCGCGCTGCGCGGCGACGAAGTGCGCATCTTCGGCGACGGCAAACAGGTACGCGACCTGCTCTACGTGGACGACCTGCTCGACGCCTTCGACCTGGCGATGCAGCGTGTCGACCGCACTGCCGGACGTGCGTACAACGTCGGAGGTGGTCCCGGCACGTCATCCAGTATCTGGCACGAGTTCAGAGGTCAGCTTGCTGACGTGACGGGCGCAGAGCTTCGCGCCGAGCTTGCCCCGTGGCGACCGGCCGACCAACTCGTGTACATCTCCGACATCCGGCGCGCGTCTGCCGAACTCGGCTGGAGGCCCAGGACGCCGCTGCGCGATGGCCTGAGCGCGTTGCGCGACTGGCTGATGCGGTACGAGCCACAGGTGGCGCCGGTCGATGAATGA
- a CDS encoding class I SAM-dependent methyltransferase, whose translation MNESHASSGRDARWRRVLRGHLQQVPAFRALIRTIECRLIAEAGRLEPRLLDVGCGDGLLAAFAFDHPVAAGIDADAPRLIEARLRGRHTICVRARAEHLPFATGAFSAVVANCVLEHVEGLDAALGEIARVVRADGRLVFGVPGPRFGAFLWVSTQLTRVGAHRLADAYARWFHRHSLHHHVHDAGVWRRRLEHHGFVVDRMRPYMSRRAHALFDLAHYASVARLVRWRLTGRWVGNPDGPVNRWWERRLARHVIDDPEEGAYLFFEAHRSPRTASSSGAPPSGVGTLVP comes from the coding sequence ATGAATGAGTCACACGCGTCGTCAGGCCGTGACGCGCGCTGGCGCCGGGTGCTGCGCGGGCATCTGCAGCAGGTGCCCGCGTTCCGTGCCTTGATCCGGACGATCGAGTGCCGCCTGATCGCGGAGGCGGGACGTCTCGAACCACGACTGCTCGATGTCGGTTGCGGCGACGGGCTGTTAGCGGCGTTCGCCTTCGACCACCCCGTGGCGGCCGGCATCGACGCCGATGCCCCACGTCTCATCGAGGCGCGTCTCCGGGGGCGACACACCATCTGCGTGCGCGCTCGGGCGGAGCACCTCCCGTTTGCGACCGGCGCGTTCTCGGCCGTCGTCGCCAACTGCGTGCTCGAACACGTCGAGGGACTCGACGCCGCACTGGGTGAGATCGCCCGCGTCGTGCGCGCAGACGGGCGGCTCGTCTTCGGCGTACCCGGGCCCCGCTTCGGGGCGTTTCTCTGGGTCTCCACGCAGCTGACGCGAGTCGGTGCCCACAGGCTCGCCGATGCCTACGCCCGCTGGTTCCACCGGCACTCCCTGCACCACCACGTACACGACGCCGGCGTGTGGCGCCGGCGTCTCGAGCATCACGGCTTTGTCGTCGACCGCATGCGGCCCTACATGAGCCGCCGCGCTCACGCGCTGTTCGATCTCGCGCACTACGCGAGCGTGGCGAGGCTCGTGCGATGGCGTCTCACCGGACGATGGGTGGGCAATCCCGACGGGCCCGTGAATCGATGGTGGGAGCGACGGCTTGCGCGTCACGTCATCGACGACCCGGAGGAGGGTGCGTACCTGTTCTTCGAGGCACACCGATCGCCTCGGACCGCGAGTTCGAGCGGCGCCCCGCCGAGCGGGGTCGGCACGCTCGTCCCGTAG